In a genomic window of Pseudomonas mohnii:
- a CDS encoding lipoprotein-releasing ABC transporter permease subunit gives MFRPLFVFIGTRYTRAKRRNHFVSFISLTSMIGLALGVVVMIVVLSVMNGFDHEMRTRVLGMVPHATIESGEPISDWQSLATKVKQNPQVTAVAPFTQMQGLLTNNGKVSKVLLNAIDPAQERQVSIIDNFMQQGKLDDLVPGEFGIVIGDKAAAKLGAAIGDKLTFVAPEVTVTPAGMFPRMKRFTVVGIFHVGAGELDGYLGVTNLQDLARLHRWKPDQVQGLRLKFDDLFQAPRTAWSIARELGEDRYYARDWTRTHGNLYQAIRMEKAMIGLLLLLIVAVAAFNIISTLVMVVNDKKSDIAILRTLGATPGTIMRTFMVQGTVIGVVGTAIGAVVGIFAALNVSAAISALEGLIGHKFLNADVYFIDYLPSQVQSQDVLMVCAAALVLSFLATLYPAWRAARTQPAEALRYE, from the coding sequence ATGTTCAGACCTCTCTTCGTATTTATCGGCACGCGTTATACCCGTGCAAAGCGTCGCAATCATTTTGTGTCATTCATTTCCCTGACCTCGATGATCGGACTCGCCCTCGGCGTGGTCGTGATGATCGTGGTGCTGTCGGTGATGAACGGCTTCGATCATGAGATGCGCACCCGCGTGCTGGGCATGGTGCCCCATGCGACCATCGAGTCCGGCGAGCCGATCAGCGATTGGCAAAGCCTTGCGACCAAGGTCAAGCAGAATCCGCAGGTGACGGCCGTTGCGCCGTTCACGCAAATGCAGGGGTTGCTGACCAACAACGGCAAGGTCTCGAAAGTCCTGCTCAATGCCATCGACCCGGCGCAAGAACGCCAGGTGTCGATCATTGATAACTTCATGCAGCAGGGCAAACTCGACGACCTGGTGCCGGGCGAGTTCGGCATCGTCATCGGTGACAAGGCGGCGGCCAAACTTGGCGCGGCGATCGGCGACAAGCTGACCTTCGTGGCGCCGGAAGTCACCGTGACCCCCGCCGGGATGTTTCCGCGCATGAAGCGTTTCACCGTGGTCGGCATTTTCCACGTCGGCGCCGGTGAGCTCGACGGTTACCTGGGCGTCACCAACCTGCAGGACCTTGCGCGGTTGCATCGCTGGAAGCCGGACCAGGTCCAGGGCCTGCGCCTGAAGTTCGATGACCTGTTCCAGGCGCCGCGCACCGCGTGGAGCATCGCCCGCGAACTCGGCGAAGATCGTTACTACGCCCGCGACTGGACCCGTACCCACGGCAACCTGTATCAGGCGATCCGCATGGAAAAAGCCATGATCGGCCTGTTATTGCTGCTGATCGTCGCCGTGGCCGCGTTCAACATCATTTCCACGCTGGTGATGGTGGTGAACGACAAGAAGAGCGACATCGCGATTCTGCGTACCCTCGGTGCCACGCCTGGCACGATCATGCGCACGTTCATGGTGCAAGGCACGGTCATTGGCGTGGTCGGTACGGCCATCGGTGCCGTGGTCGGGATCTTCGCCGCGCTGAATGTCAGCGCCGCGATCTCGGCGCTGGAAGGCCTGATCGGGCACAAATTCCTCAACGCCGACGTGTATTTCATCGATTACCTGCCGTCGCAGGTGCAGAGCCAGGATGTGTTGATGGTCTGCGCCGCCGCGTTGGTCCTGAGTTTCCTCGCCACCCTGTATCCAGCCTGGCGTGCCGCGCGCACCCAGCCTGCGGAGGCGCTACGTTATGAGTGA
- a CDS encoding glycerophosphodiester phosphodiesterase, which translates to MTLIYGHRGAKGEAPENTLTSFQECLKHGVRRCELDLHLSMDGELMVIHDPTLKRTTDRRGKVVEHTAAELVTYDARKGGPGWIKPCPIPTLDSLFEECDFDHWQLEVKSASRTRAATTVLAIREMAQRHGLMDKVTITSSSREVLKAALDLVPDVSRGLVAEYAWLDPLKVAASYGCGILALNWTLCTPERLEKAQRQGLHVSVWTVNEPALMRRLADFGVDSLITDFPGLAIATLENC; encoded by the coding sequence GTGACCCTCATCTACGGCCATCGCGGCGCCAAGGGCGAAGCACCGGAAAACACCCTGACCAGCTTTCAGGAATGCCTCAAGCACGGCGTACGCCGTTGCGAACTGGACTTGCACCTGTCCATGGACGGCGAACTGATGGTCATCCACGACCCGACCCTCAAGCGCACCACCGACCGTCGCGGCAAGGTGGTCGAGCACACGGCGGCGGAGCTGGTGACCTACGACGCGCGCAAGGGCGGCCCGGGCTGGATCAAGCCATGCCCGATCCCGACCCTGGACTCTCTGTTCGAAGAATGCGATTTCGATCACTGGCAACTGGAAGTCAAAAGCGCTTCACGCACCCGCGCGGCAACCACCGTGCTGGCGATTCGTGAAATGGCGCAACGGCATGGCCTGATGGACAAGGTGACGATCACCTCCAGCTCGCGGGAAGTGCTGAAGGCTGCGCTGGACCTGGTGCCGGACGTGTCCCGCGGACTGGTCGCCGAGTACGCCTGGCTCGACCCGCTGAAGGTCGCGGCAAGCTATGGCTGCGGGATTCTGGCGCTGAACTGGACCCTGTGCACGCCGGAACGCCTGGAGAAGGCGCAGCGTCAGGGGTTGCATGTGTCGGTATGGACCGTCAACGAGCCTGCGCTGATGCGCAGACTCGCTGACTTCGGCGTTGACAGCCTGATTACAGACTTTCCCGGTTTGGCCATTGCCACGCTCGAGAATTGCTGA
- the queF gene encoding NADPH-dependent 7-cyano-7-deazaguanine reductase QueF (Catalyzes the NADPH-dependent reduction of 7-cyano-7-deazaguanine (preQ0) to 7-aminomethyl-7-deazaguanine (preQ1) in queuosine biosynthesis): protein MHPAAEHSPLGKSSEYIATYTPSLLFPIPRTAKWAELGLTAETLPYKGVDFWNCFELSWLLPSGKPVVAIGEFSIPADSPNIIESKSFKLYLNSLNQTPFADTASLEATLVKDLSAAAGKPVGVRIRSLKDVEAEGVVALPGVCIDELDISVSNYEHPRPELLRCDESRIVEESVHSHLLKSNCPVTRQPDWGSVAVEYRGAALDHASLLEYIVSFRQHSDFHEQCVERIFLDLQRLLKPEKLTVYARYVRRGGLDINPYRSTEEVQLPNHRLVRQ, encoded by the coding sequence ATGCATCCCGCAGCCGAACACTCGCCGCTGGGCAAATCCAGCGAATACATCGCCACTTACACGCCGTCCTTGCTGTTCCCGATTCCGCGTACTGCGAAGTGGGCCGAGCTGGGCCTGACGGCTGAAACCCTGCCGTACAAGGGCGTGGACTTCTGGAACTGCTTTGAATTGTCGTGGCTGTTGCCGTCGGGCAAGCCGGTGGTGGCCATCGGTGAGTTCAGCATTCCGGCGGATTCGCCGAACATCATTGAGTCGAAGTCGTTCAAGCTGTACCTCAACTCCCTGAACCAGACACCGTTCGCCGACACTGCGAGCCTCGAAGCGACGCTGGTCAAAGACCTGTCCGCCGCCGCCGGCAAACCGGTCGGCGTGCGTATTCGCAGCCTGAAAGATGTCGAGGCCGAAGGCGTCGTGGCGTTGCCGGGTGTGTGCATCGATGAGCTGGATATCAGTGTCAGCAACTACGAGCATCCACGTCCGGAACTGCTGCGGTGCGATGAAAGCCGCATTGTGGAGGAGAGCGTGCACAGCCATCTGCTCAAGTCCAACTGTCCGGTCACCCGTCAGCCTGACTGGGGTAGCGTGGCGGTGGAATACCGTGGCGCGGCGCTGGATCATGCGAGCTTGCTGGAATACATCGTCAGCTTCCGTCAGCACTCGGATTTCCATGAACAGTGCGTGGAACGCATCTTCCTTGATCTGCAGCGCTTGCTGAAGCCGGAGAAGTTGACGGTTTATGCGCGTTACGTTCGTCGTGGCGGACTGGATATCAACCCGTATCGCAGTACTGAAGAGGTGCAGTTGCCGAACCATCGTCTGGTCCGTCAATGA
- a CDS encoding heavy metal response regulator transcription factor, whose protein sequence is MKLLIVEDQPKTGQYLRQGLSEAGFNTELVADGSTGQQLALSGDYALLILDVMLPGRDGWQILQAVRSAGLDTPVLFLTARDAVEDRVHGLELGADDYLVKPFAFSELLARVRSLLRRGSATPQETSLQLADLRLDLIRRRVERGGQRIDLTAKEFALLEMLLRRQGEVLPKSLIASQVWDMNFDSDTNVIEVAIRRLRLKIDDEFPNKLIHTVRGMGYVLEERPA, encoded by the coding sequence ATGAAACTGCTGATCGTCGAAGACCAACCAAAAACCGGCCAGTACTTGCGCCAAGGCCTGAGCGAGGCCGGCTTCAACACCGAACTGGTGGCCGATGGCAGCACCGGCCAGCAATTGGCGTTGAGCGGCGACTACGCGCTGCTGATTCTCGATGTGATGCTGCCAGGTCGCGATGGCTGGCAGATTCTGCAGGCCGTGCGCAGTGCCGGCCTGGACACGCCGGTTCTGTTTCTGACGGCGCGGGATGCCGTGGAAGACCGGGTTCACGGCCTCGAACTCGGTGCCGACGACTACCTGGTCAAGCCTTTCGCCTTTTCCGAGTTGCTCGCCCGGGTTCGCAGCCTGTTGCGTCGTGGCAGCGCGACGCCCCAGGAAACCAGCCTGCAACTGGCCGACCTGCGCCTGGACCTGATCCGCCGTCGGGTCGAACGCGGTGGCCAGCGCATCGACCTGACCGCCAAGGAATTCGCCTTGCTGGAAATGCTCCTGCGACGCCAGGGCGAAGTGCTGCCCAAATCGCTGATCGCCTCCCAGGTCTGGGACATGAATTTCGACAGCGACACCAACGTCATCGAAGTCGCGATCCGCCGCCTGCGCCTGAAAATCGACGATGAATTCCCCAACAAACTGATCCACACCGTACGCGGCATGGGTTACGTACTCGAAGAGCGTCCAGCCTGA
- the lolD gene encoding lipoprotein-releasing ABC transporter ATP-binding protein LolD has protein sequence MSDKAILSCRNLGKSYEEGPESVQVLAGLQLELHPGERVAIVGTSGSGKSTLLNLLGGLDTPTKGSVWLDGEELSALSEKNRGLLRNRSLGFVYQFHHLLPEFTALENVCMPLLIGKTAIPEARQRATALLERVGLGHRLEHKPAELSGGERQRVAIARALVNKPGLVMLDEPTGNLDSHTAQGIQDLMLELSTSMRTAFLVVTHDMNLARQMDRVLHLQEGCLTPI, from the coding sequence ATGAGTGATAAAGCAATCTTGAGCTGCCGCAACCTGGGCAAATCCTACGAGGAAGGCCCGGAGTCGGTGCAAGTGTTGGCCGGCCTGCAACTGGAGTTGCACCCGGGTGAGCGCGTGGCAATTGTCGGCACCTCGGGTTCGGGCAAAAGTACCTTGCTCAATCTGTTGGGCGGCCTCGACACGCCGACCAAAGGCAGCGTCTGGCTCGACGGTGAGGAACTGTCGGCCCTCAGCGAGAAGAATCGCGGCCTGCTGCGCAACCGGTCATTGGGTTTCGTTTATCAGTTCCACCACTTGCTGCCGGAATTCACCGCGCTGGAAAACGTCTGCATGCCGCTGCTGATCGGCAAGACCGCTATCCCGGAAGCGCGCCAGCGTGCAACGGCGCTGCTGGAGCGTGTGGGGCTGGGCCATCGCCTGGAGCACAAGCCGGCCGAACTGTCCGGTGGTGAGCGTCAGCGTGTCGCCATCGCCCGCGCCCTGGTGAACAAGCCAGGCCTGGTCATGCTCGACGAGCCGACCGGCAACCTCGACTCCCACACCGCCCAGGGCATTCAGGACTTGATGCTGGAACTCAGCACTTCGATGCGCACGGCGTTCCTGGTGGTGACCCACGACATGAACCTGGCCCGCCAGATGGATCGCGTCCTGCATTTGCAGGAAGGTTGTCTGACGCCTATCTGA
- a CDS encoding FAD:protein FMN transferase — translation MQGLLNGRLFGLVSLIVVLSACGNGDSMESFGGPTMGSTYSIKYVRRAGLPAAADVRVEVEKILADIDRQLSTYRSDSDIERFNDLPANRCQKMPASILKLIRVGEQLSEQSEGSYDLTVEPLLNLWGFGPQGREEKVPAEQALAQARQRVGYQHLRIEGDQLCKDAAVEVDFNSIAAGYAVDTIAARLEALGIHDYLAEATGELKAAGKKLDGSPWRIALEEPRDDQQVAERIVAVDGFGLSTSGDYRNYFEQGGRRYSHTFDARTGAPVSSTLASVTVIHPSALMADGLSTLLLILGPERGWDYAEKHDIGAFFVIRADTGFVTRTSHAFERVTGGKTE, via the coding sequence ATGCAGGGTTTGTTGAATGGGCGGCTGTTTGGTCTCGTGTCTCTGATCGTCGTGTTGTCCGCCTGCGGCAACGGCGACTCCATGGAAAGCTTTGGCGGCCCGACCATGGGCAGCACGTATTCGATCAAGTACGTGCGCCGTGCCGGTCTCCCGGCGGCGGCAGATGTTCGTGTCGAGGTGGAAAAAATCCTCGCTGACATCGACCGGCAACTGTCGACCTACCGCAGCGATTCGGATATCGAGCGCTTCAATGACCTGCCCGCCAATCGCTGTCAGAAAATGCCTGCGTCCATCCTCAAATTGATCCGCGTGGGTGAACAACTGTCGGAACAAAGCGAAGGCTCCTACGACCTGACGGTGGAACCGCTGCTCAACCTTTGGGGGTTTGGCCCGCAGGGGCGCGAGGAAAAAGTCCCGGCTGAACAGGCGTTGGCGCAGGCGCGGCAGCGAGTCGGTTATCAACACCTGCGCATCGAGGGCGATCAGCTGTGCAAGGATGCTGCAGTCGAGGTCGACTTCAACAGCATTGCCGCCGGTTACGCGGTCGATACGATTGCCGCACGACTCGAAGCACTGGGCATTCACGACTACCTGGCCGAAGCCACTGGCGAACTCAAGGCCGCGGGCAAGAAGCTTGACGGTTCGCCGTGGCGCATCGCCCTGGAAGAGCCTCGCGACGATCAACAGGTCGCTGAGCGTATCGTCGCCGTCGACGGTTTCGGCTTGTCCACCTCCGGCGACTACCGAAATTATTTCGAGCAGGGTGGGCGGCGCTATTCCCATACCTTCGATGCCCGCACCGGTGCGCCGGTCTCAAGCACGCTGGCGTCCGTCACGGTCATTCATCCTTCAGCGTTGATGGCCGATGGCTTGTCGACGCTGTTGTTGATTCTTGGCCCGGAGCGCGGTTGGGACTACGCGGAAAAACACGATATCGGCGCATTTTTTGTGATTCGTGCCGATACAGGTTTCGTCACACGTACCAGTCACGCTTTTGAACGGGTCACGGGTGGGAAAACCGAATGA
- a CDS encoding PilZ domain-containing protein has protein sequence MSTLDEEDRREYYRIEDTIALEIRPLSAPEAAGQEVLQDASPLFNVLSELHLSEFESQHLLRQISERDRNLAAFLKSQNKRIDLLSQVVAITVLGQIGEPQPVILSEGGIDFQHPTPIATGAHLSVKLVLMPQALGLLLRARVTHCDRKGDSYAVGTEFEHPTDAQRQLLARYILQKQAQERRLAREQIESGN, from the coding sequence ATGTCGACATTAGATGAAGAAGATCGCCGCGAATACTACCGTATCGAGGACACGATCGCACTGGAAATTCGGCCCCTGTCCGCTCCCGAAGCCGCAGGCCAGGAAGTGTTGCAGGATGCTTCCCCACTCTTCAACGTGCTCAGTGAACTGCACCTGAGCGAATTCGAGTCGCAGCACCTGTTGCGCCAGATCAGCGAGCGTGACCGCAACCTCGCGGCGTTCCTCAAGTCCCAGAACAAACGCATCGATTTGCTGAGCCAGGTGGTCGCCATCACCGTACTCGGGCAGATCGGTGAACCGCAGCCGGTGATCCTCTCCGAAGGCGGTATCGACTTCCAGCACCCCACGCCCATTGCCACCGGAGCACACCTGTCGGTCAAACTGGTGCTGATGCCGCAAGCCCTTGGCCTGTTGTTGCGCGCTCGCGTCACCCATTGTGACCGCAAGGGCGACAGCTACGCCGTCGGCACCGAGTTCGAACACCCGACCGACGCGCAGCGGCAACTGCTGGCCCGCTACATCTTGCAAAAGCAGGCCCAGGAACGACGCCTGGCCCGCGAACAAATCGAATCAGGCAATTAA
- a CDS encoding lipoprotein-releasing ABC transporter permease subunit encodes MFRPLSIFIGTRYTRAKRRNRFVSFISMTSMIGLALGVLAMIVVLSVMNGFQREMSSRILGMVPHATIVGVNPIDDWQPVAAAAMKNPEVTAAVPFTEMEGMLSYKGTMQPIQVSGVDPALEGQVSIVAKHIVQGRLDALKPGEFGVVIGEITARRFRLNVGDKITLIVPEVSNAPGGITPRMQRLNVVGVFKVGAELDGTMALIHMADAAQMQHWAPNQVQSVRLAVKDLYAAPQVSSDIASGLGAAYKADDWTHTQGSLFSAMKMEKTMIGLLLLMIVAVAAFNIIATLIMVVNDKGADIAILRTIGATPRQIMAIFMVQGTVIGIVGTLIGGVLGVIAALNVSEMVGWIERVSGQHIFSSDVYFVSNLPSELQGGDVLLICSAGFVLSFLATVYPAWRAAKIEPAHALRYS; translated from the coding sequence ATGTTCAGACCGTTATCGATCTTTATCGGCACGCGCTATACCCGCGCCAAGCGCCGCAATCGCTTTGTTTCCTTCATCTCGATGACCTCGATGATCGGCCTCGCCCTGGGCGTGCTGGCGATGATCGTGGTGCTGTCGGTGATGAACGGCTTCCAGCGCGAAATGAGCTCTCGCATCCTCGGCATGGTGCCGCACGCCACTATCGTCGGTGTAAACCCTATCGATGATTGGCAGCCGGTAGCCGCCGCCGCGATGAAAAATCCCGAAGTGACGGCGGCCGTGCCGTTCACCGAGATGGAAGGCATGCTGTCCTATAAAGGCACGATGCAGCCAATCCAGGTCAGCGGCGTTGATCCGGCGCTGGAAGGCCAGGTGTCGATCGTCGCCAAGCACATCGTCCAGGGACGTCTCGATGCGTTGAAGCCAGGTGAGTTCGGCGTGGTGATCGGCGAAATCACCGCACGGCGCTTCCGTTTGAACGTGGGCGACAAGATCACCCTGATCGTGCCGGAGGTCAGCAATGCGCCGGGCGGTATCACCCCGCGCATGCAGCGTCTGAACGTGGTCGGCGTGTTCAAGGTAGGCGCCGAGCTCGACGGCACGATGGCACTGATCCACATGGCCGACGCCGCGCAAATGCAGCATTGGGCGCCGAATCAGGTGCAGAGCGTGCGCCTGGCGGTGAAGGATCTGTACGCCGCGCCGCAGGTTTCCAGCGATATCGCCAGCGGTCTGGGGGCGGCCTACAAGGCTGACGACTGGACCCACACCCAGGGCAGCCTGTTCAGTGCGATGAAAATGGAAAAAACCATGATCGGCCTGCTGTTGTTGATGATCGTCGCAGTGGCGGCGTTCAACATCATCGCGACCCTGATCATGGTCGTGAACGACAAGGGCGCGGACATCGCGATCCTGCGCACCATCGGCGCGACGCCGCGTCAGATCATGGCGATCTTCATGGTGCAGGGCACGGTCATCGGGATTGTCGGCACCCTGATCGGTGGTGTACTTGGCGTGATCGCGGCGCTGAACGTCAGTGAAATGGTGGGTTGGATCGAGCGGGTCAGCGGGCAACACATCTTCAGTTCCGACGTGTATTTCGTCAGCAACCTGCCGTCCGAGTTGCAGGGCGGGGATGTGTTGTTGATCTGCTCGGCGGGGTTCGTGTTGAGCTTCCTGGCAACGGTTTACCCGGCGTGGCGTGCGGCGAAGATCGAGCCGGCTCATGCGTTGCGTTATTCGTAA
- a CDS encoding heavy metal sensor histidine kinase has product MPRLSLSSRLALLFAACTAVVSLFAGVLFSRASEAHFVELDQQLLDSKLIGVRRALHDIQSRDSEVKLADELSPQADLSLRITGSDGRRWYDSSASLPDLLPQKPGLSTINDHGTDYRVLNAPLFDDKPDSPQLTLLLDITHHQHFLQRMQHLIWMTVGLSALATALLGAWAARSGLRPLRRMSTIASGVSAHSLNARLPEESMPSELAEMAHSFNEMLGRLDDAFQRLSAFSADIAHELRTPLSNLLTHTQVTLTRPRPIEDYREALHSNLEELQWMAQLVNDMLYLAKADHGLLMPKREALDLAAEADVLLEFFAPLAEDVRVTLNREGHGHMMGDRNMLRRALSNLLDNALRFTPADGEVRVKIIDQPKGLSLTVENSGDGISKDLLPRLFDRFYRVDPARHEGSSEHAGLGLAITQSIVNAHGGTIHCESENGWTRFVIELPKEV; this is encoded by the coding sequence ATGCCACGACTTTCACTGAGCAGTCGCCTGGCACTGCTTTTCGCGGCGTGCACGGCGGTGGTGTCGTTGTTCGCCGGGGTGCTGTTCAGCCGCGCCAGCGAGGCGCACTTCGTTGAGCTTGATCAGCAGTTGCTCGACAGCAAGCTGATCGGCGTACGGCGAGCGCTGCATGACATTCAGTCGCGGGACAGTGAAGTCAAACTGGCCGATGAATTAAGCCCCCAGGCCGATCTCTCATTGCGCATCACCGGCAGCGACGGCCGGCGCTGGTATGACAGTTCCGCAAGCCTGCCGGACCTGCTGCCGCAAAAACCGGGGTTATCGACCATCAACGACCATGGAACCGACTACCGCGTCCTGAATGCACCTTTGTTTGACGACAAACCCGACTCACCGCAATTGACCCTGCTGCTGGACATCACCCATCACCAACACTTCCTGCAACGCATGCAGCATTTGATCTGGATGACGGTCGGCCTGTCGGCCCTGGCCACCGCCCTGCTCGGCGCCTGGGCGGCACGCAGCGGGTTGCGGCCACTACGACGCATGAGCACGATCGCCAGCGGTGTTTCAGCGCATTCGCTCAACGCACGCCTGCCGGAAGAGAGCATGCCGTCGGAGCTGGCGGAAATGGCCCACAGCTTCAACGAAATGCTTGGAAGACTCGACGACGCCTTTCAACGGCTTTCGGCGTTCTCCGCCGACATTGCCCATGAACTGCGCACACCGCTGTCGAACCTGCTGACCCACACCCAAGTCACCCTCACCCGCCCTCGCCCCATCGAGGACTACCGCGAAGCGCTGCACAGCAACCTCGAAGAACTGCAATGGATGGCGCAATTGGTCAACGACATGTTGTACCTGGCGAAAGCCGACCATGGATTGTTGATGCCCAAACGCGAAGCGCTGGATCTGGCGGCAGAGGCGGATGTGTTACTGGAATTTTTCGCACCGCTGGCCGAGGACGTTCGGGTGACGCTGAACCGCGAAGGTCACGGGCACATGATGGGTGATCGGAACATGTTGCGACGGGCGCTTTCCAATTTACTGGACAATGCGTTGCGGTTTACGCCCGCTGATGGCGAGGTACGGGTGAAGATAATCGATCAACCCAAAGGCCTGAGCCTGACAGTTGAAAACAGCGGCGACGGGATTTCAAAGGATTTGCTGCCGCGCCTGTTTGATCGCTTCTACCGCGTGGATCCTGCACGCCACGAAGGCAGCAGCGAGCATGCGGGACTGGGATTGGCGATCACCCAGTCGATTGTCAACGCCCACGGCGGGACGATTCATTGCGAATCGGAAAACGGCTGGACGCGGTTTGTGATTGAGTTGCCGAAGGAGGTATGA
- a CDS encoding cupredoxin domain-containing protein, with translation MFLRKSLALAACVLALSSPVWAAPASTYDFGQPAPASKATRSVEVVMGDMSFTPKAIDIKAGETIRFVLVNKGQLLHEFNLGDAAMHARHQQEMLQMQQSGMMTPTGMMNMDHGSMAGMDHSSQGHAMKHDDPNSVLVEPGKTAELTWTFSKAANLEFACNVPGHYQAGMVGKLTVSQ, from the coding sequence ATGTTTTTGCGCAAATCTTTGGCATTGGCCGCTTGTGTGTTGGCACTGAGCTCACCGGTCTGGGCCGCGCCAGCGAGTACCTACGACTTCGGCCAACCGGCACCCGCGTCCAAGGCGACCCGCAGCGTCGAGGTGGTGATGGGCGACATGTCGTTCACCCCCAAGGCCATTGATATCAAGGCCGGGGAGACCATTCGCTTTGTCCTGGTGAATAAAGGTCAATTGCTGCACGAGTTCAACCTCGGTGACGCGGCGATGCATGCCAGACACCAGCAGGAAATGTTGCAGATGCAGCAAAGCGGCATGATGACGCCTACAGGCATGATGAACATGGATCACGGGTCGATGGCCGGGATGGATCACTCATCTCAAGGGCATGCCATGAAGCACGACGACCCCAACAGTGTACTGGTAGAACCGGGTAAAACCGCCGAACTGACCTGGACCTTCAGCAAAGCCGCCAACCTGGAATTTGCCTGCAACGTCCCCGGTCATTACCAGGCCGGCATGGTAGGTAAATTGACAGTCAGTCAGTAA
- the sthA gene encoding Si-specific NAD(P)(+) transhydrogenase, which produces MAVYNYDVVVLGSGPAGEGAAMNAAKAGRKVAMVDSRRQVGGNCTHLGTIPSKALRHSVRQIMQFNTNPMFRAIGEPRWFSFPDVLKSAEKVIAKQVASRTGYYARNRVDVFFGTGSFADEQTIEVVCANGVVEKLVAKHIIIATGSRPYRPADIDFNHPRIYDSDTILSLGHTPRKLIVYGAGVIGCEYASIFSGLGVLVELVDNRGQLLSFLDSEISQALSYHFSNNNITVRHNEDYDRVEGVDNGVILHLKSGKKIKADALLWCNGRTGNTDQLGMENIGVKVNSRGQIEVDEAYRTCVPNIYGAGDVIGWPSLASAAHDQGRSAAGSIVDNGSWRFVNDVPTGIYTIPEISSIGKNEQELTQAKVPYEVGKAFFKSMARAQIAGEPQGMLKILFHRETLEVLGVHCFGYQASEIVHIGQAIMSQPGEQNTLKYFVNTTFNYPTMAEAYRVAAYDGLNRLF; this is translated from the coding sequence ATGGCTGTCTACAACTACGACGTGGTGGTGTTGGGTTCCGGCCCGGCGGGGGAAGGCGCGGCAATGAACGCCGCCAAAGCGGGACGCAAGGTGGCGATGGTCGATAGCCGTCGCCAGGTCGGCGGCAACTGCACTCACTTGGGCACCATCCCGTCCAAGGCACTGCGTCACTCGGTCCGGCAGATCATGCAGTTCAACACCAACCCGATGTTCCGGGCCATTGGTGAACCGCGCTGGTTCTCGTTCCCGGACGTGCTGAAAAGCGCCGAAAAAGTCATCGCCAAACAAGTCGCCTCGCGCACCGGCTACTACGCCCGTAACCGCGTCGACGTGTTCTTCGGCACCGGCAGCTTCGCCGACGAGCAAACCATCGAAGTGGTCTGCGCCAATGGCGTGGTTGAAAAACTGGTGGCCAAGCACATCATCATCGCCACCGGCTCGCGTCCGTATCGTCCGGCCGACATCGATTTCAACCACCCGCGTATCTACGATAGCGACACCATCCTCAGCCTCGGCCACACCCCGCGCAAACTGATCGTTTACGGCGCCGGCGTGATCGGTTGCGAATACGCATCGATTTTCAGTGGTCTGGGTGTACTGGTTGAGCTGGTGGACAACCGTGGTCAGTTGCTGAGCTTCCTCGACTCGGAAATTTCCCAGGCGTTGAGCTACCACTTCAGCAACAACAACATCACGGTTCGCCACAACGAAGACTACGACCGCGTCGAAGGTGTGGACAACGGCGTGATCCTGCATCTGAAGTCCGGCAAGAAGATCAAGGCCGACGCCTTGCTCTGGTGCAACGGCCGTACCGGTAACACCGATCAACTCGGTATGGAAAACATCGGCGTCAAGGTCAACAGCCGCGGCCAGATCGAAGTCGATGAGGCTTATCGCACCTGCGTGCCGAACATTTACGGCGCCGGTGACGTGATCGGCTGGCCGAGCCTGGCCAGTGCCGCCCACGACCAGGGCCGTTCGGCCGCTGGCAGCATCGTCGACAACGGCAGCTGGCGCTTCGTCAACGACGTACCGACCGGGATCTACACCATTCCGGAGATCAGTTCGATCGGCAAGAACGAGCAAGAGCTGACCCAGGCCAAAGTGCCGTACGAAGTGGGCAAGGCGTTCTTCAAGAGCATGGCGCGGGCGCAGATCGCCGGCGAGCCGCAAGGCATGCTGAAGATCCTGTTCCACCGCGAAACCCTGGAAGTGCTGGGCGTGCATTGCTTCGGTTATCAGGCGTCGGAGATCGTGCACATCGGTCAGGCGATCATGAGCCAGCCGGGCGAGCAAAATACCCTGAAGTATTTCGTCAACACCACGTTCAACTACCCGACCATGGCCGAAGCCTATCGGGTAGCGGCGTACGACGGCCTCAACCGGCTTTTTTGA